The Bacteroides acidifaciens genome includes a region encoding these proteins:
- a CDS encoding 6-pyruvoyl trahydropterin synthase family protein, with product MFTVIKRMEISASHKLVLPYRSKCASLHGHNWIITVYCRSARLNSEGMVVDFTRIKEVVMEKLDHQNLNEVLPFNPTAENIARWVCKQIPQCYKVEVQESEGNIVIYEKDSTTGEEKE from the coding sequence ATGTTTACAGTAATCAAACGTATGGAGATTTCAGCTTCCCATAAGCTGGTACTCCCGTATCGCAGTAAATGCGCCAGTCTACACGGTCACAACTGGATTATCACCGTTTATTGTCGTTCCGCACGACTTAACTCCGAAGGAATGGTGGTCGATTTTACCCGCATCAAAGAAGTGGTCATGGAGAAACTCGACCATCAAAATCTGAATGAAGTACTTCCGTTCAATCCCACAGCCGAGAATATTGCCCGCTGGGTTTGCAAACAAATCCCGCAATGCTATAAAGTGGAGGTGCAGGAGTCGGAAGGAAACATTGTCATCTACGAGAAAGACTCTACAACAGGAGAAGAGAAAGAGTAG
- a CDS encoding 7-carboxy-7-deazaguanine synthase QueE, whose product MRKINEIFYSLQGEGYHTGTPAIFVRFSGCNLKCDFCDTQHEEGTMMTDDEIISEVEKYPAVTVILTGGEPSLWIDDEFIDRLHRAGKYVCIETNGTRPLPAAIDWVTCSPKQGAKLAIDRMDEVKVVYEGQDISIFEQLPAEHFFLQPCSCNNTASTVDCVMRHPKWRLSLQTHKLIDIR is encoded by the coding sequence ATGAGAAAGATTAATGAAATCTTTTACAGTTTGCAGGGCGAGGGCTACCACACCGGAACCCCGGCTATCTTTGTCCGTTTTTCCGGCTGCAACCTGAAATGCGATTTTTGCGATACACAACACGAAGAAGGAACAATGATGACCGACGACGAAATTATCTCTGAAGTAGAAAAATATCCTGCCGTTACCGTCATCTTGACAGGTGGTGAACCCTCTTTGTGGATAGACGATGAATTTATCGACCGCCTGCACCGGGCAGGTAAATATGTTTGTATCGAAACCAACGGTACACGCCCCCTGCCGGCAGCTATCGACTGGGTGACCTGCTCTCCCAAACAAGGGGCGAAGCTTGCCATCGACCGGATGGATGAAGTGAAAGTGGTCTATGAAGGACAAGATATAAGCATTTTTGAACAACTTCCCGCCGAACATTTTTTCCTCCAGCCTTGTTCTTGTAATAACACTGCTTCAACAGTGGACTGTGTAATGCGACATCCCAAATGGAGACTCAGCTTGCAAACACACAAATTAATCGACATCCGTTGA
- a CDS encoding YbaN family protein, with product MKTLYIVLGSISLALGILGIFLPLLPTTPFLLLTAALYFKGSPRLYNWLLNHPHFGPYIRNFRENKAIPLRAKIISLVLMWGTMLYCIFFLIPLLWVKILLGLIAAGVTYHILSFKTLR from the coding sequence ATGAAAACTCTGTATATTGTTTTAGGAAGCATTTCCCTGGCACTCGGTATTCTCGGCATCTTTCTGCCGTTACTGCCTACTACCCCCTTTCTGCTACTCACGGCCGCCCTTTACTTCAAGGGTTCGCCCCGATTATATAATTGGTTGTTGAACCATCCGCATTTCGGTCCTTATATCCGTAACTTCCGCGAGAATAAAGCAATTCCGCTACGAGCCAAGATTATCTCACTTGTACTGATGTGGGGGACAATGCTGTATTGCATTTTCTTCCTGATTCCTCTGCTATGGGTAAAGATTCTCCTGGGACTGATAGCCGCAGGTGTTACTTATCATATTCTTTCTTTCAAGACGTTGAGGTAG
- a CDS encoding tetratricopeptide repeat protein: protein MNGKYSLPVVKAVDLIWTSFDKEEIHRGYAMLMQAAQQGDADALCFIARCFMGEEYVWSGAGFATDDANASKLMQKSALMGSATGVLCAVRSGNFTPAVQRGMPFESFKEAFEEILKQAERGNAFCCYMIGNVYYWGDYLLVEPELAKQFKTEDNYNAWAYPIAKEWYERSFNGRICAGWGNYRNIRESGLCDIRQEVFEVYFQALAEISPVICGNYGYYLGHEKNNPEASLSYYIKAAHRYDIQATFNAGCCYDEGFGVERDVDMAFNFYEIAAIGGHPNAQWQVAYYYFDGWGSIEQDYAKAAEWFEKAYQNPQSDDKNRVRSAAYLGICYQDGLGVIQDDDIALEYLQEAEEDIDMLWDPINAMVLNALGVAYYFGRGTEEDEELGYEYFEDAAELGLDTAKEHLRLINKNS, encoded by the coding sequence ATGAACGGTAAATACAGTCTGCCGGTGGTGAAGGCAGTAGATTTAATTTGGACTAGTTTCGACAAGGAAGAGATACACCGTGGATACGCGATGCTTATGCAGGCGGCACAGCAAGGCGATGCAGACGCATTATGCTTCATCGCACGTTGTTTCATGGGCGAGGAGTATGTATGGAGCGGAGCCGGCTTTGCCACTGACGATGCTAATGCCTCAAAACTTATGCAGAAGAGTGCGCTCATGGGCAGTGCTACGGGGGTGCTTTGTGCCGTACGAAGCGGCAACTTCACTCCGGCGGTTCAGCGTGGGATGCCTTTTGAGTCGTTCAAGGAAGCTTTTGAGGAGATTCTCAAACAGGCTGAGCGTGGCAATGCGTTCTGCTGCTATATGATAGGAAATGTTTATTATTGGGGCGACTATCTGCTTGTTGAGCCTGAGCTTGCCAAGCAATTCAAAACCGAGGACAATTATAATGCTTGGGCCTATCCGATAGCAAAAGAATGGTACGAACGCAGCTTTAACGGGCGTATCTGTGCCGGTTGGGGCAATTATCGCAATATCCGTGAGTCAGGGCTCTGCGATATCAGGCAGGAGGTGTTTGAAGTTTATTTTCAAGCGCTTGCTGAGATTTCTCCGGTGATTTGCGGAAATTACGGATATTACCTCGGACATGAGAAAAATAATCCGGAGGCATCGCTCTCTTATTACATCAAGGCGGCACATCGCTACGATATACAGGCGACATTCAATGCTGGCTGTTGCTATGATGAGGGGTTTGGTGTGGAAAGAGATGTCGACATGGCTTTCAATTTCTATGAGATAGCTGCTATTGGAGGTCATCCTAATGCTCAGTGGCAGGTGGCATACTACTATTTCGATGGATGGGGCAGCATTGAACAGGATTATGCCAAAGCTGCCGAATGGTTTGAGAAAGCCTATCAGAATCCCCAAAGTGACGATAAAAACAGGGTGCGTTCGGCAGCCTATCTTGGCATCTGCTATCAGGATGGTCTCGGTGTAATACAGGATGATGACATAGCCCTGGAGTATCTTCAGGAAGCGGAGGAAGATATTGACATGTTGTGGGACCCAATCAATGCCATGGTGCTGAATGCGCTGGGAGTAGCCTATTATTTCGGGCGTGGCACAGAGGAAGATGAAGAATTGGGATATGAGTATTTTGAAGATGCGGCAGAGCTTGGTTTGGATACGGCAAAAGAGCATCTCCGACTGATAAATAAAAACTCATAG
- a CDS encoding (Fe-S)-binding protein — MKVGLFIPCYINAIYPNVGVASYRLLKSLGVDVDYPLDQTCCGQPMANAGFEDESMKLALRFDDLFREYDYIVGPSASCVAFVKENHPGILKKEGHVCQSAGKIYDICEFIHDVLKPSKIPARFPHKVSIHNSCHGVRELLISAPTELNIPYYNKLRDLLNLVEGIEVFEPSHIDECCGFGGMFAVEEQSVSVCMGRDKVKDHIATGAEYIVGADSSCLMHMQGVIKREHLPIQIIHIVEILASQS, encoded by the coding sequence ATGAAAGTAGGTTTGTTTATTCCTTGTTATATCAACGCTATTTACCCCAATGTGGGAGTGGCATCGTATCGGCTATTGAAAAGCTTGGGAGTAGACGTCGATTATCCGTTGGATCAGACTTGTTGCGGACAACCGATGGCAAATGCCGGTTTTGAAGATGAATCGATGAAATTGGCACTCCGTTTTGACGATCTGTTCCGGGAATACGATTACATCGTCGGTCCTTCCGCCAGTTGTGTGGCATTTGTGAAAGAGAATCATCCGGGGATTTTGAAGAAAGAAGGACATGTTTGTCAGAGTGCGGGAAAGATTTATGATATTTGTGAGTTCATTCACGATGTCTTGAAACCTTCCAAAATTCCGGCACGCTTTCCTCATAAAGTCAGTATTCACAATAGCTGTCATGGGGTGCGCGAACTGTTGATTTCTGCTCCCACCGAACTGAACATCCCTTATTACAATAAATTGCGTGACCTGCTCAATCTGGTAGAAGGCATCGAAGTATTCGAGCCCAGCCATATTGACGAGTGTTGCGGCTTTGGCGGAATGTTTGCGGTAGAAGAGCAGTCAGTTTCCGTCTGTATGGGGCGTGATAAGGTAAAAGATCATATCGCTACCGGAGCCGAGTATATTGTCGGAGCGGACAGTTCCTGCCTGATGCACATGCAAGGTGTCATCAAACGGGAGCATCTGCCTATTCAGATTATCCATATTGTAGAAATTCTAGCGTCGCAATCATGA
- a CDS encoding pyridoxamine kinase, which yields MYANKVKKIAAVHDLSGMGRVSLTVVIPILSSMGFQVCPLPTAVLSNHTQYPGFSFLDLTDEMPKIIAQWKRLEVEFDAIYTGYLGSPRQIQIVSDFIRDFRRPDSLIVADPVLGDNGRLYANFDGGMIKEMRHLITKADVITPNLTELFYLLDKPYKADNTDEELKEYLRLLSDKGPQVVIITSVPVHDEPHKTSVYAYNRQGNRYWKVTCPYLPAHYPGTGDTFTSVITGSLMQGDSLPMALDRATQFILQGIRATFGYEYDNREGILLEKVLHNLDMPIQMASYELI from the coding sequence ATGTATGCCAATAAAGTAAAGAAAATAGCTGCCGTACATGACCTTTCGGGAATGGGGCGCGTATCTCTGACCGTTGTCATTCCTATTCTTTCATCCATGGGTTTTCAGGTTTGTCCGCTTCCTACGGCTGTATTATCCAATCATACGCAATATCCCGGTTTCTCCTTCCTCGACCTGACGGACGAGATGCCGAAGATTATTGCCCAATGGAAGAGGCTGGAGGTAGAGTTCGACGCTATCTATACCGGATATCTGGGTTCCCCAAGACAAATTCAGATTGTTTCTGATTTTATCAGGGACTTTCGCCGGCCGGATAGCCTGATTGTTGCCGATCCGGTATTGGGAGATAACGGACGGTTGTACGCCAACTTTGATGGAGGAATGATAAAAGAGATGCGCCACTTAATCACGAAAGCAGATGTGATTACCCCCAATCTGACGGAACTGTTTTATTTATTGGATAAACCCTATAAAGCAGATAACACGGATGAAGAGCTGAAAGAATATCTTCGTCTTTTGTCCGACAAAGGTCCGCAAGTGGTTATCATCACCAGTGTTCCTGTACATGATGAGCCTCATAAAACGTCTGTCTATGCTTATAACCGTCAGGGAAACCGCTACTGGAAAGTGACCTGTCCTTATCTGCCGGCACATTATCCCGGCACGGGCGATACTTTCACCAGTGTCATCACCGGTTCTTTGATGCAGGGAGACAGTCTGCCGATGGCGTTGGACCGTGCCACACAGTTTATCCTGCAAGGTATTCGTGCCACTTTCGGGTATGAATATGATAACCGCGAGGGTATCCTGCTGGAGAAAGTGCTTCATAATTTGGATATGCCGATACAGATGGCTAGTTACGAACTGATTTAA
- a CDS encoding lactate utilization protein C, producing MSSREDILASIRQHTQTRYDQPDIADMKRLSYPDKIEQFCAISRVVGGTAVVLGEGEDVNAVIRRTYPDAMRIASVLPDISCATFNPDNLDDPKELDGTDVAVVKGEIGVAENGAIWIPQTVKYKAIYFISEKLVILLDRNKIVDTMYDAYRKLDGQEYQFGTFISGPSKTADIEQALVMGAHGARDVLVILTNTDNEMGDILQPPWRY from the coding sequence ATGAGCAGCAGAGAAGATATATTAGCCAGCATCCGGCAGCATACGCAGACGCGTTATGATCAACCGGATATTGCGGATATGAAACGATTGTCATATCCTGACAAGATAGAGCAGTTCTGTGCAATCAGCCGTGTGGTGGGTGGTACGGCAGTTGTGTTGGGTGAAGGGGAAGATGTGAATGCGGTCATACGCCGGACTTATCCGGACGCTATGCGTATTGCTTCCGTATTGCCGGATATTTCCTGTGCTACGTTCAATCCCGATAATTTGGATGATCCGAAAGAGCTGGACGGTACAGATGTTGCCGTAGTGAAAGGAGAAATCGGAGTGGCCGAAAACGGAGCCATTTGGATACCGCAGACGGTGAAATATAAAGCAATCTATTTTATCTCGGAGAAATTGGTCATTCTGCTCGACCGGAATAAAATTGTAGATACCATGTATGATGCCTACCGCAAACTGGACGGACAGGAATATCAGTTCGGAACGTTCATCTCCGGTCCGTCAAAGACAGCTGATATTGAGCAGGCGTTGGTGATGGGAGCGCATGGGGCACGGGACGTATTAGTGATATTGACAAATACAGACAATGAGATGGGAGATATTTTGCAACCGCCTTGGAGATATTGA
- a CDS encoding beta-N-acetylhexosaminidase: MKHRLSILLLLVSYAALTCGQIVFPSPNQVEMKKGKLTLRKNISMYTADTTAFYVSLLRSEVLRDASVKWQSKASAAHICWMNDPSLPSEGYKISINPKQMTITASGERGFIYAVQTLRQWVSGPAGKLTFACADITDSPRMQWRCFLLDSGRQYQRISTIKKYIDMASLLKMNYFHWHLTEGLGWRIEIKRYPRLAQVGGSVGKAEEQHGFYTQEEIREVINYASQRNITIVPEIDMPGHAEAALSAHPELGCFGLPVEVPQQGFTQNIFCAGKEEVLTFLKNVLDEVCELFPSPYIHLGGDEAPKGNWNKCEDCQKRIVALNLKDSHDLQLWFSAQMANHLKQKGRKAIFWGDVVYQDGYPLPDNTVIQWWNYRGHKDLALRNALKHNYPVICSSNYYTYLNFPLTPWRGYAKERTFDLKDLYLDNPSNKAYNEKNPLILGMSCALWTDDVVTERMIDQRLFPRIIGLAEQMWHQGEPLDFTRFYEHVLQKKEWFEEQGYKFGPVLKSEVPQGYKWD, encoded by the coding sequence ATGAAACACCGATTATCCATTCTTCTCCTGCTCGTATCTTATGCAGCCCTCACGTGCGGTCAAATCGTATTCCCCTCCCCCAACCAGGTGGAAATGAAAAAAGGCAAACTCACCTTACGAAAGAACATTTCCATGTACACTGCGGACACTACCGCATTCTACGTAAGCCTTTTGCGCAGCGAAGTACTCCGCGACGCTTCCGTCAAATGGCAATCCAAAGCATCGGCCGCCCACATCTGCTGGATGAACGACCCGTCGCTTCCGTCCGAAGGATATAAGATAAGCATCAATCCGAAACAGATGACCATAACCGCCTCCGGCGAAAGAGGATTCATCTACGCCGTACAGACCTTGCGGCAATGGGTTTCGGGCCCGGCCGGAAAACTTACCTTTGCCTGTGCCGACATCACCGACTCCCCCCGTATGCAATGGCGCTGCTTCTTGCTCGATTCCGGACGCCAATACCAACGGATATCCACCATCAAGAAGTATATCGACATGGCTTCCCTGCTTAAAATGAACTATTTCCACTGGCACCTGACGGAAGGGTTGGGATGGCGGATAGAAATCAAGCGGTATCCGCGCCTTGCTCAAGTAGGAGGTTCGGTAGGAAAGGCAGAAGAACAACACGGATTCTACACACAGGAAGAGATACGTGAGGTAATCAACTATGCCAGCCAGCGCAACATCACCATCGTGCCCGAGATAGATATGCCGGGACACGCGGAAGCTGCTCTTTCCGCCCATCCGGAGTTGGGCTGCTTCGGGCTGCCCGTCGAAGTGCCGCAACAGGGATTCACTCAAAACATATTCTGTGCCGGAAAAGAAGAGGTGCTGACTTTCCTGAAAAACGTATTGGACGAAGTATGTGAGTTATTCCCCTCCCCCTACATCCATTTGGGAGGAGACGAAGCACCGAAGGGGAATTGGAACAAATGCGAAGACTGTCAAAAAAGAATCGTTGCGCTGAACTTGAAAGACAGCCACGACCTCCAACTATGGTTCTCCGCGCAGATGGCAAACCACTTGAAGCAGAAGGGGCGCAAAGCCATCTTCTGGGGAGATGTCGTATATCAGGACGGATATCCGCTGCCCGACAACACAGTCATCCAATGGTGGAACTACCGCGGCCACAAAGACTTGGCACTCCGCAATGCGCTCAAGCACAACTATCCGGTCATTTGCAGTTCAAACTACTATACGTATCTCAACTTCCCGCTCACTCCGTGGCGAGGATACGCCAAAGAACGCACGTTCGACTTGAAAGACTTGTATCTGGACAATCCTTCGAACAAGGCCTACAATGAAAAGAATCCGTTGATTCTCGGCATGAGCTGCGCCTTATGGACAGACGATGTAGTGACGGAACGCATGATAGACCAACGCCTGTTTCCCCGCATCATCGGACTGGCAGAACAGATGTGGCATCAAGGAGAGCCACTGGACTTTACCCGTTTCTACGAACACGTGCTTCAAAAGAAGGAATGGTTTGAAGAGCAAGGGTATAAATTCGGACCAGTTTTAAAAAGCGAAGTACCGCAAGGTTACAAATGGGATTAA
- a CDS encoding lactate utilization protein B, with product MSTKHSKAAEKFLQDSKMAAWHNETLWMVRAKRDKMSKEVPEWEELRNKACELKLYSNSHLEELLLEFEKNATANGAIVHWAKDADEYCAIVYKILNEHNVHHFIKSKSMLAEECGLNPFLMERGIDVVESDLGERILQLMHLEPSHIVLPAIHIKREQVGELFEKEMGTEKGNFDPTYLTHAARKNLRHLFLNAEAAMTGANFAVASTGDIVVCTNEGNADMGTSYPKLNIAAFGMEKIVPDLDALGVFTRLLARSATGQPVTTYTSHYRRPREGGEYHIIIVDNGRSALLSKPDHIKTLNCIRCGACMNTCPVYRRSGGYSYTYFIPGPIGINLGMAHTPEKYYDNLSACSLCMSCSNVCPVKVDLAEQIYKWRQDLDGLGKANTRKKIMSGGMKFLMERPALFNAALWAAPVVNGLPRFMKYNDLDDWGKGRELPEFASESFNEMWKKNKVQGKEESK from the coding sequence ATGAGTACAAAACATTCAAAGGCTGCCGAAAAGTTCTTGCAGGACAGCAAGATGGCAGCATGGCATAACGAAACCCTTTGGATGGTCCGTGCCAAAAGGGACAAGATGAGCAAGGAAGTTCCCGAATGGGAAGAGTTGCGCAACAAGGCTTGCGAGTTGAAGCTATATTCCAACAGCCACCTCGAAGAACTTCTGCTGGAGTTTGAGAAGAATGCTACCGCCAACGGTGCCATCGTACATTGGGCAAAAGATGCCGATGAATACTGCGCCATCGTCTACAAGATACTGAATGAGCATAACGTCCACCATTTCATCAAGAGCAAATCCATGCTCGCCGAAGAGTGTGGCTTGAATCCTTTCTTGATGGAACGGGGCATTGATGTCGTTGAATCCGATTTGGGCGAACGCATCCTGCAACTGATGCATCTCGAACCGAGCCACATCGTACTGCCCGCCATCCACATCAAACGGGAACAGGTAGGCGAACTATTCGAAAAGGAGATGGGTACGGAAAAGGGAAACTTTGATCCTACCTACCTGACTCATGCCGCACGTAAGAACCTGCGCCATCTCTTCCTCAACGCCGAAGCCGCCATGACAGGCGCCAACTTCGCCGTTGCCTCAACCGGTGACATTGTGGTCTGCACCAATGAAGGAAATGCCGATATGGGTACTTCCTACCCGAAACTGAACATTGCCGCTTTCGGTATGGAAAAGATCGTCCCGGACCTGGATGCGTTAGGCGTGTTCACCCGATTACTCGCCCGTTCGGCAACCGGACAGCCGGTGACAACATATACCTCTCATTACCGCCGTCCCCGCGAAGGCGGTGAATACCATATTATCATCGTAGACAACGGCCGGAGTGCCTTACTATCCAAGCCCGACCATATCAAGACACTGAACTGTATTCGTTGTGGTGCGTGCATGAACACCTGTCCGGTGTATCGCCGGAGTGGAGGTTACTCTTATACGTACTTCATCCCCGGACCTATTGGCATCAACTTGGGTATGGCCCATACTCCAGAGAAGTATTACGATAATCTTTCAGCGTGTTCTCTGTGCATGTCCTGTTCCAATGTCTGTCCGGTGAAAGTAGATTTGGCAGAACAGATTTACAAATGGCGTCAGGATTTGGACGGACTGGGGAAAGCCAATACGCGAAAGAAGATCATGTCCGGCGGTATGAAGTTCCTGATGGAGCGTCCGGCATTGTTCAACGCAGCCTTGTGGGCAGCCCCGGTGGTAAATGGTCTGCCTCGTTTCATGAAATACAACGATCTCGACGATTGGGGAAAGGGGCGTGAACTGCCGGAATTTGCCAGCGAGTCGTTCAATGAAATGTGGAAGAAAAACAAAGTACAAGGAAAGGAGGAATCCAAATGA
- a CDS encoding nucleosidase, with protein sequence MLKILVTYAVQGEFVEIKWPDVDPYYIRTGIGKVKSAFHLAEAIRQVQPDLVLNIGSAGTVNHQVGDIFVCRKFVDRDMQKLAGLGMECEIDSTALLEAKGYCEHWTENGICNTGDGFLTELTHVTGDVVDMEAYAQAFVCRSKEIPFISVKYVTDIIGQNSVKHWEDKLADARQGLSNYLNVLKERI encoded by the coding sequence ATGTTGAAAATATTAGTAACCTACGCCGTCCAAGGCGAATTTGTAGAAATAAAGTGGCCCGATGTAGACCCGTACTATATCCGCACAGGAATAGGCAAAGTAAAATCCGCTTTTCATTTGGCAGAAGCGATTCGTCAGGTGCAACCCGACTTGGTTTTAAATATCGGAAGTGCGGGAACAGTCAACCATCAGGTAGGGGATATTTTCGTCTGCCGGAAGTTTGTAGACCGTGATATGCAGAAGCTCGCAGGATTGGGAATGGAATGTGAAATCGACTCTACGGCTTTGCTTGAAGCAAAAGGATATTGCGAACACTGGACGGAGAATGGAATCTGTAATACGGGCGATGGCTTTTTGACCGAACTGACTCATGTCACCGGAGACGTGGTGGATATGGAAGCCTATGCGCAGGCATTTGTCTGCCGCTCGAAGGAAATTCCGTTTATCTCCGTGAAATACGTCACTGACATTATCGGCCAAAACTCCGTGAAACATTGGGAAGATAAACTTGCAGATGCCCGTCAGGGACTTTCCAACTACCTCAACGTCTTGAAAGAAAGAATATGA
- a CDS encoding arylsulfatase, producing MNKRNLFIGVSALCGSYLQGQTLQTQPNIIYILMDDLGYGDIGCFGQQKIETPNIDRLCKEGIKLTQHYSGSPVSAPARCVLMTGMHSGHAQIRFNNEMTERGAVNNYDSVYAHKELEGQFPLQANTMTIGRMMQQAGYATGCFGKWGLGYPGSEGTPGKQGFDQFYGYNCQRQAHTYYPPFLYKNEERVYLSNKVTDPHRSPLDKDADPNDPTSYAKYTQKEYANDLIFDELLKFVSANQSTPFFLMWTTPLPHVSLQAPERWVKYYVEKFGDEKPYTGKAGYLPCRYPHATYAAMISYFDEQIGGLIEKLKKENLYENTLIVFTSDNGATFNGGSDSPWFNSGGLFKSEYGWGKCFLHEGGIRVPAIMTWPGHIKPGTESDHICAFQDVMPTLAEIAGISCPPTDGISFLPTLLGKKEEQKQHEYLYWEYPDPRIGNKAIRMGKWKGIITNIRKGNTQMQLYNLENDIREEHDVAAQHPDIVKHFEQLMKEASN from the coding sequence ATGAATAAAAGAAACTTATTTATCGGTGTTTCCGCCCTATGCGGCAGTTATCTGCAAGGGCAGACTTTACAAACACAACCCAACATTATTTATATTTTAATGGACGACCTGGGATATGGGGATATCGGTTGTTTCGGACAACAAAAAATAGAAACACCCAACATCGACCGTTTATGCAAAGAAGGCATCAAACTGACACAGCATTATTCCGGTTCGCCTGTATCAGCTCCGGCACGTTGCGTATTAATGACGGGCATGCACTCCGGACACGCACAAATCCGTTTCAATAATGAAATGACCGAACGTGGAGCCGTCAACAACTATGATTCCGTATATGCACATAAAGAACTGGAAGGACAGTTCCCCTTGCAAGCCAACACGATGACTATCGGACGAATGATGCAACAGGCAGGGTATGCTACCGGATGTTTCGGAAAATGGGGACTTGGTTATCCGGGCTCCGAAGGGACGCCCGGCAAGCAGGGCTTCGATCAGTTTTATGGATATAACTGCCAGCGCCAGGCACATACGTATTATCCACCATTTTTATATAAGAATGAAGAACGTGTCTATTTATCCAACAAGGTGACCGACCCTCACCGAAGTCCCTTGGACAAAGATGCTGACCCGAATGATCCGACCAGTTATGCCAAATATACGCAAAAAGAATATGCCAACGACTTAATTTTTGATGAGCTTCTAAAATTCGTCAGTGCCAATCAATCCACTCCTTTCTTCCTGATGTGGACTACTCCCCTACCGCACGTATCCCTGCAGGCTCCTGAACGTTGGGTGAAGTATTATGTAGAAAAGTTCGGTGACGAAAAACCCTATACAGGCAAAGCGGGTTATCTGCCCTGCCGTTATCCACACGCCACTTATGCAGCAATGATCAGCTATTTTGATGAACAAATAGGCGGATTGATAGAAAAATTGAAAAAGGAAAATCTATATGAGAATACACTTATTGTCTTCACTTCCGACAACGGAGCCACATTCAACGGTGGAAGTGATTCGCCCTGGTTCAACAGTGGCGGCCTTTTCAAGTCGGAATATGGATGGGGCAAATGTTTCCTGCATGAGGGTGGAATCCGGGTTCCGGCAATCATGACATGGCCGGGACACATCAAACCGGGCACGGAAAGTGATCATATTTGTGCTTTCCAGGATGTAATGCCTACCTTGGCCGAGATAGCAGGGATTTCTTGCCCGCCGACAGACGGTATCAGTTTCCTACCTACATTACTCGGCAAAAAAGAAGAGCAAAAGCAACACGAATACTTATATTGGGAATATCCCGATCCCAGAATCGGAAACAAAGCAATCCGTATGGGAAAATGGAAGGGAATCATTACGAATATACGGAAAGGCAATACACAGATGCAACTCTATAATCTGGAGAATGACATCAGGGAAGAACATGATGTAGCTGCACAGCACCCTGATATCGTGAAGCATTTCGAACAATTAATGAAAGAGGCTAGCAACTAA
- a CDS encoding cell division protein ZapA, with amino-acid sequence MNDKIKINLQIADSNYPLTINREEEEMVREAAKQVNIRLNKYREVYKNLEPEKIIAMVAYQFSLEKLQLLERNDTAPYTEKVKELTELLEDYFKGE; translated from the coding sequence ATGAACGATAAAATAAAGATAAACCTGCAGATAGCAGACTCAAACTACCCGTTAACCATCAACCGTGAGGAAGAAGAAATGGTACGGGAAGCTGCCAAGCAGGTAAATATCAGGCTTAATAAGTACCGGGAAGTCTACAAGAACCTCGAACCGGAAAAGATTATTGCCATGGTAGCCTATCAGTTCTCATTAGAGAAACTGCAATTGTTGGAACGTAATGATACCGCCCCCTATACGGAGAAGGTAAAAGAACTAACTGAATTGCTGGAAGATTATTTCAAAGGAGAATAA